The following proteins come from a genomic window of Nicotiana tomentosiformis chromosome 12, ASM39032v3, whole genome shotgun sequence:
- the LOC104086016 gene encoding bidirectional sugar transporter SWEET7-like isoform X3 codes for MVFNKEIARFAFGVIGNIISLILFLSPFFNSEQANICSNKEEEICRTVLSSSIPCYIHKLWPLGTLWNSTSTSTQHLGCDYKWHRICNRGSAIVGSICIAGNILMYASPLAIMKLVITTKSVEFMPFFLSLFSFLNGVSWTTYALIPLDAFVLAPNSMGIALGLAQLLLYAMYYKSTKRQNAGRKAEEELDLTEQTGSSVTRKTSNSAGV; via the exons ATGGTTTTCAATAAAGAGATTGCTCGTTTTGCTTTTGGTGTTATTG GGAACATCATTTCACTCATCTTGTTTCTGTCACCCTT TTTTAATTCTGAACAGGCCAACATTTGTTCGAATAAGGAAGAAGAAATCTGTAGAACGGTTCTCAGCAGTTCCATACCTTGCTACATTCATAAACTGTGGCCTTTGGGTACTCTATGGAATTCCACTAGTACATCCACACAGCATCTTGGTTGTGACTACAAATGGCACAGGATTTGCAATCGAGG ATCTGCTATTGTTGGTAGCATTTGCATTGCGGGCAACATTCTCATGTATGCTTCTCCTTTGGCTATCATG AAACTGGTGATCACAACCAAAAGTGTGGAGTTCATGCCCTTCTTCCTTTCCCTTTTCTCTTTTCTGAATGGTGTTAGCTGGACTACTTATGCCCTTATTCCTTTGGATGCTTTTGTACTT GCACCAAATTCGATGGGAATTGCGCTTGGACTTGCCCAACTGTTGCTTTACGCGATGTATTACAAGTCCACTAAGAGGCAGAATGCAGGAAGAAAGGCCGAAGAAGAGTTGGATCTAACTGAGCAGACTGGCTCTAGTGTCACCCGAAAGACAAGCAATAGCGCAGGAGTTTAG
- the LOC104086016 gene encoding bidirectional sugar transporter SWEET4-like isoform X2 — translation MVFNKEIARFAFGVIGNIISLILFLSPLPTFVRIRKKKSVERFSAVPYLATFINCGLWVLYGIPLVHPHSILVVTTNGTGFAIEGVYLTLFLLYSDRKKRTKIFLIIVGEIIFLASLAILVLTLVQTHAKRSAIVGSICIAGNILMYASPLAIMAPNSMGIALGLAQLLLYAMYYKSTKRQNAGRKAEEELDLTEQTGSSVTRKTSNSAGV, via the exons ATGGTTTTCAATAAAGAGATTGCTCGTTTTGCTTTTGGTGTTATTG GGAACATCATTTCACTCATCTTGTTTCTGTCACCCTT GCCAACATTTGTTCGAATAAGGAAGAAGAAATCTGTAGAACGGTTCTCAGCAGTTCCATACCTTGCTACATTCATAAACTGTGGCCTTTGGGTACTCTATGGAATTCCACTAGTACATCCACACAGCATCTTGGTTGTGACTACAAATGGCACAGGATTTGCAATCGAGGGTGTGTACTTGACGCTATTTTTGCTGTACTCTGATCGGAAAAAGAGGACGAAAATATTCCTCATTATTGTTGGTGAGATTATTTTCTTGGCTTCACTTGCCATACTTGTCCTAACTCTAGTCCAAACACATGCAAAAAGATCTGCTATTGTTGGTAGCATTTGCATTGCGGGCAACATTCTCATGTATGCTTCTCCTTTGGCTATCATG GCACCAAATTCGATGGGAATTGCGCTTGGACTTGCCCAACTGTTGCTTTACGCGATGTATTACAAGTCCACTAAGAGGCAGAATGCAGGAAGAAAGGCCGAAGAAGAGTTGGATCTAACTGAGCAGACTGGCTCTAGTGTCACCCGAAAGACAAGCAATAGCGCAGGAGTTTAG
- the LOC104086016 gene encoding bidirectional sugar transporter SWEET4-like isoform X1 yields MVFNKEIARFAFGVIGNIISLILFLSPLPTFVRIRKKKSVERFSAVPYLATFINCGLWVLYGIPLVHPHSILVVTTNGTGFAIEGVYLTLFLLYSDRKKRTKIFLIIVGEIIFLASLAILVLTLVQTHAKRSAIVGSICIAGNILMYASPLAIMKLVITTKSVEFMPFFLSLFSFLNGVSWTTYALIPLDAFVLAPNSMGIALGLAQLLLYAMYYKSTKRQNAGRKAEEELDLTEQTGSSVTRKTSNSAGV; encoded by the exons ATGGTTTTCAATAAAGAGATTGCTCGTTTTGCTTTTGGTGTTATTG GGAACATCATTTCACTCATCTTGTTTCTGTCACCCTT GCCAACATTTGTTCGAATAAGGAAGAAGAAATCTGTAGAACGGTTCTCAGCAGTTCCATACCTTGCTACATTCATAAACTGTGGCCTTTGGGTACTCTATGGAATTCCACTAGTACATCCACACAGCATCTTGGTTGTGACTACAAATGGCACAGGATTTGCAATCGAGGGTGTGTACTTGACGCTATTTTTGCTGTACTCTGATCGGAAAAAGAGGACGAAAATATTCCTCATTATTGTTGGTGAGATTATTTTCTTGGCTTCACTTGCCATACTTGTCCTAACTCTAGTCCAAACACATGCAAAAAGATCTGCTATTGTTGGTAGCATTTGCATTGCGGGCAACATTCTCATGTATGCTTCTCCTTTGGCTATCATG AAACTGGTGATCACAACCAAAAGTGTGGAGTTCATGCCCTTCTTCCTTTCCCTTTTCTCTTTTCTGAATGGTGTTAGCTGGACTACTTATGCCCTTATTCCTTTGGATGCTTTTGTACTT GCACCAAATTCGATGGGAATTGCGCTTGGACTTGCCCAACTGTTGCTTTACGCGATGTATTACAAGTCCACTAAGAGGCAGAATGCAGGAAGAAAGGCCGAAGAAGAGTTGGATCTAACTGAGCAGACTGGCTCTAGTGTCACCCGAAAGACAAGCAATAGCGCAGGAGTTTAG